The following is a genomic window from Rhodoligotrophos defluvii.
GGCTCTGATCAACCGGTGGAAAGGTCTTCTGGCTAACTGGGACGGCAAGGAAGAGTCACTGGCCAAGTTGTTCTCGGACGAGATCTTCTCGAAGATCGATGAATCCACGTATGGCATGAACTAACGTGGCGAAACGAGCCCCCGGGGCGGCACGCGCCGCCCCTATCTGCCATTGGCATTCGAGATCGTCAAAATGTTTCAACTCGGCCGTCTCCTCGGGCGCACCATCGATGTCACGAGCTTCCTCGCTGGCCTCGCCGTGCTCCTGATGATGTCCCAGATCACCATTGACGTTGCCGGCAAGTACCTCCTCGACATACCTGTTCCCGCAACGATCGCCATGGTGTCCAACTACTACATGGTAGTGGTGGCGTTCCTGCCGTTGGCGCTGGCAGAGCGGCGGAACGATCACATCTCCGTCGAGCTCTTCACCGAAGGCTTGCCACGCCCGGCGCAGCGCCACCTCCATGCCTGGACGTGCCTCTTCTCCGCGATCGTCTTTGGCTTTCTCGCCTTTGCGGGTTGGGAAGAGGCGAGCACGAAACATGCAATCGGGGCGTTCATCATCGAACGGGCCCAGCGCATTCCCGTGTGGCCGTCCTACTACCTGCTGCCGATAGGAAGCGCCTTGATGGCGCTCACTCTCCTGTATCGGTTCCTGATCTATCTGTTCGGGGCAAAGAGCGGTCTCGGGCAAGCAGAGATCAACACCAGCGCCGATACCAGGGACGAAGATACAAAGATTCGCCCATGACGAACCTGGACATCGGCCTTTCCGGCCTGGGCGTACTCGTCGCCATGATTGCGCTGCGGGTGCCGATCGGCGTGGCGCTCCTTAGCGTGTCCTTCGTTGGAATTTGGCTTGTGGCAGGAGACCGGGCGGCGTGGGGGCTGCTGCGCGGCATTCCCTACAGCTTCGCGGCGAACTGGACTCTCAGTTCGGTGCCGATGTTCCTGCTCATGGGGTTCATCTGCTACCACGCAGGGATCACGAAGGGTCTTTTCAACGCAGCCCGCCTGTGGCTGTCGCGACTGCCCGGAGGGTTGGCCGTCTCCGCCGTTTTCGGCGCGGCGGGATTTGCCGCTGTGACCGGATCGTCGGTTGCGTGTGCGGCCGCGATGGGCCGCATCGCGGTGCCCGAGATGATACGCTATCGCTACGACCCGGCTCTGGCGACGGGAACGGTCGCCGCCGCCGGCACCATCGGCGCTCTGATCCCGCCAAGCATCCTGCTCATCATTTACGGGCTCTTTGCACAGACGCCGATCAGCCATCTTTTTGTCGGCGGGTTCAGCGCCGGCATTTTGACCCTCCTTGGCTATGTCCTGGTTATCATGGTTCGCGCCAAGCTCAATCCCGCGCTCGCCCCGCCTCTCGAGGAGAGGCCGTCCTTTCGTGAGAAGGTCTACGTCCTGCGCGACGTCTGGCCGGTTGCCCTCTTGATCATCGGCGTCTTTGGAGGATTGCTCAGCGGCCTCTTCACCGCAACGGAAGCCGGCGGAGTGGGTGCCGCACTGGCGATTATTATCGGTCTGGCAAGGCGCTCGCTCTCCTACGCTGGGATCAAGAACTCCGTGGTCGAGACGATCGTGACCTCCGCTGCTATTTTCTTCATCTCCATCGGGGCCAGCATGTTGACCCGTTTCCTAGCCTTCAGCGGAGTGGGCGCCTTCCTCACCGATCTCATCGTTGGCCTGGGCCTGGACCATTTCCTGCTGATGCTGGGGATCTCGATCCTCTATCTGTTGCTCGGAATGTTTCTGGAACCGATCGGCGCGATGCTGCTCACATTGCCGGTCGTGCTGCCGATCATCCAGGCTGCCGATCTCAATCTCATCTGGTTTGGCGTGGTGCTGGTGAAGTTTCTGGAGATCGGGATGATCACGCCACCCATTGGACTGAACGTCTTCGTCATCAAGGGGGTCGTCGGAAACCTCGCTTCCACCACGAATATCTTCCGGGGAATCATGTGGTTTCTCTGTGCCGATCTTGTCATCATTGTCATCCTGATGGTGTTTCCAGACATCATCCTGTTCCTGCCTAGCCTGCTGAACCGCTAAGTCACGCAATCGACGAGCCAGCGACGGCGTCCGGCCACAGACGGTATCGGCGCGTGTCGATCTCCCGCCTGAGACGCCGGAGCCAAAGACCAGACCTGAGGGGACAAACGCCCATCTTCGCGCAACGGGTGATCATGCCTTCCTGTTGCAGGTGATCTTGGTGCGAGTGTCAATTGAGGAACGAAATGATCGGACTTCCGGGCTGACTGCAAGCCGTGCTGCTCATGTCACGCGAACCAAATCAAGCAGTCGGCATTACGCCGCGCCAATCTGACGAGTACTGCGGGCCGGCAAAGGGAAGTAGCAAGGGAGACGCACTGTCATGGAGTTCGGCATTTTCAATTTGATGGGCTATCGCACAGGCGGCGCCTCAACCCACCAGATTCTCCATGAGGCCGTCGAGATGACGAAACTCGCGGACCAGGGCGGCATCGGGATGGCGTGGTTTGCCGAACACCATTTCTCCAATTACGGCATCTGCGCATCGCCGCTCATCATGGCCGCCCATTGCGCGCCACAGACCAAGAACATTAAGCTCGCGACCGGGATTCTGGTCTTGCCTCTCTATTCGCCAGCGAGGCTGGTATCTGAAATCGCCATGGTCGACTCGCTGTCGGAGGGCCGCCTGGTCCTGGGTATCGGCACCGGCTATCAGCCTTTCGAGTTCGAGCGCTTCGGAGCTGACCTCTCCCAGTCGAAGGAGCTGTTCACCGAGTTCGTCGAGATCATCGAGCAGGGGCTGACCCAGGAGTTCGTCGAATTCAGAGGCAAGCATCTGTGGCTGCCCAAGACGCATATCTCGGCGCGGCCATATGGTTCGAAGCCGGAAATCTGGGTTGCAGGCCATGCGCCGCAGATCCATCAGGAGGCCGCACGCCGGGGCTATCCGATGATCGTCAATGGGCGCTTCCAAACAATCGACGAGGTGGCGCGCAACAGGCCGTTGCTTCGGGACGTGCTGGCGGGGCAAGGCGTCGATCCGGACACGCTCCATTGGGGCCTCCTCCGCTATTGCTGTGTCGCTGACAGCCGCGAAGATGCTCTCGACTTCGCCGAGAACGCGCGCTGGCAGTTACGCGTCGCTGGGGCCCTGCGCCGCAGGGAAGAAGTCCAGAAGGGCCATATGATCATGGGAGATACCCCGTTTCCGAACGAGCAGACGCTGGAACAGATCCTCGACAGCCAGATGATCGGCGATGTCGAGACCTGCATCCAGCGAGGGGTCGAAGAGATACGCAAGACCGGCGTCAACCACATCTCGCTTTACTTTCAGCTTGGCGATTACGGCCACGACCGCGCCATGCGCTCGCTCGAGCGGTTCATCACCGAGGTGATTCCGGGCATCGAGAAGGAGCTGGGACCGCTGTCTCAGGTACCCTCCGCGCCACAGCCTGCAACCGGATCAGGTAGCACATTCAACCGAGCGACCGCCTGAACCAACGAGAGATCCTGGGAATATGAGGGACAGTGTCATGGCTAACGCCGACGAATTGCCGTTCAGCCTTGCCGGGATGCGCGTGCTCATCACCGGCGCGGACGGAGGAATGGGTGTCGCCACAAGCAAGCTCTGCGCGCGCTTGGGAGCGGATCTCATCCTGGTGGATCGGCAGAAGCCCACCGGACTGGCAGAGGCCCTGCCGCTGGCCTCCTCGCAAACGGTATCCGCCGTTTCCTGCGATCTGTCCGATCGCGCACAGGTCGATGCGATGGCGAAGGCGACGGGGCCGGTGGATGGCATCGTCGACCTCGCAGCGGTCTGTCCCTATAACGATTGGCATGAGGCGGACTGGAACGACACCCTGCTGGAGGTGATGGCGATCAATGTCGGGGGCCCCATAAACCTGCTGCGGGCCTATTTCCCCGCGATGGTCGAGAACCGCTTCGGCCGTGT
Proteins encoded in this region:
- a CDS encoding TRAP transporter small permease, which translates into the protein MFQLGRLLGRTIDVTSFLAGLAVLLMMSQITIDVAGKYLLDIPVPATIAMVSNYYMVVVAFLPLALAERRNDHISVELFTEGLPRPAQRHLHAWTCLFSAIVFGFLAFAGWEEASTKHAIGAFIIERAQRIPVWPSYYLLPIGSALMALTLLYRFLIYLFGAKSGLGQAEINTSADTRDEDTKIRP
- a CDS encoding TRAP transporter large permease; the protein is MTNLDIGLSGLGVLVAMIALRVPIGVALLSVSFVGIWLVAGDRAAWGLLRGIPYSFAANWTLSSVPMFLLMGFICYHAGITKGLFNAARLWLSRLPGGLAVSAVFGAAGFAAVTGSSVACAAAMGRIAVPEMIRYRYDPALATGTVAAAGTIGALIPPSILLIIYGLFAQTPISHLFVGGFSAGILTLLGYVLVIMVRAKLNPALAPPLEERPSFREKVYVLRDVWPVALLIIGVFGGLLSGLFTATEAGGVGAALAIIIGLARRSLSYAGIKNSVVETIVTSAAIFFISIGASMLTRFLAFSGVGAFLTDLIVGLGLDHFLLMLGISILYLLLGMFLEPIGAMLLTLPVVLPIIQAADLNLIWFGVVLVKFLEIGMITPPIGLNVFVIKGVVGNLASTTNIFRGIMWFLCADLVIIVILMVFPDIILFLPSLLNR
- a CDS encoding LLM class flavin-dependent oxidoreductase, producing the protein MEFGIFNLMGYRTGGASTHQILHEAVEMTKLADQGGIGMAWFAEHHFSNYGICASPLIMAAHCAPQTKNIKLATGILVLPLYSPARLVSEIAMVDSLSEGRLVLGIGTGYQPFEFERFGADLSQSKELFTEFVEIIEQGLTQEFVEFRGKHLWLPKTHISARPYGSKPEIWVAGHAPQIHQEAARRGYPMIVNGRFQTIDEVARNRPLLRDVLAGQGVDPDTLHWGLLRYCCVADSREDALDFAENARWQLRVAGALRRREEVQKGHMIMGDTPFPNEQTLEQILDSQMIGDVETCIQRGVEEIRKTGVNHISLYFQLGDYGHDRAMRSLERFITEVIPGIEKELGPLSQVPSAPQPATGSGSTFNRATA
- a CDS encoding SDR family NAD(P)-dependent oxidoreductase; its protein translation is MANADELPFSLAGMRVLITGADGGMGVATSKLCARLGADLILVDRQKPTGLAEALPLASSQTVSAVSCDLSDRAQVDAMAKATGPVDGIVDLAAVCPYNDWHEADWNDTLLEVMAINVGGPINLLRAYFPAMVENRFGRVVLTGSLAGRTGGLRAAPHYSASKGSVHTLVRWFAQRGSSHNVLVNGISPGTTDTPMMRGQGYDPSAFPLGRFATPEEMAGPIAFLLSPAASFVAGVILDVNGGIHYS